A genomic window from Octopus sinensis unplaced genomic scaffold, ASM634580v1 Contig16439, whole genome shotgun sequence includes:
- the LOC115230811 gene encoding jerky protein homolog-like — MLKLHGEMRTDKVVDINSFREEFKEISKSYKPDLIYNLDETALYYKLIPSKSVCRNRFQGYKNFKDRVSIMLCSNMTGSHKLKPVMIGKPKMPRCFKILTMDVLSHIIAHRKLG, encoded by the coding sequence ATGCTAAAATTACATGGAGAGATGCGAACAGATAAAGTAGTTGACATTAATTCTTTTCgtgaagaatttaaagaaatttctaaatcgtATAAGCCTGATCTAATTTATAATTTGGATGAAACTGCATTATACTACAAGCTTATTCCATCGAAAAGCGTATGCAGAAACCGATTCCAAGgatacaaaaattttaaagacCGTGTGTCTATTATGCTTTGTTCAAACATGACCGGAAGTCATAAATTGAAACCTGTGATGATTGGAAAACCAAAAATGCCtagatgttttaaaattttgactaTGGATGTCTTGTCTCATATTATAGCTCACAGAAAGCTTGGATGA
- the LOC115230812 gene encoding uncharacterized protein LOC115230812 encodes MFDKVNEFLIVKDIPITNIVVYATDGAPSLNTVISSINLIEVGITSQDRLKQVEKCHKYDILAGELSILYHAQVKIIPLVLTWDGLVSKFYKNYVEKLAIEDATQSYIQSVVLKKTLIVEHMHGIRITDEINSASSLLIEASHSYEDNMENEGLPPLKGGD; translated from the coding sequence ATGTTTGACAAAGTTAACGAATTTTTGATTGTTAAAGATATACCAATAACGAATATAGTTGTCTATGCAACTGATGGAGCACCTTCCCTTAATACAGTTATTTCTTCTATTAATCTCATCGAAGTGGGAATCACTTCCCAGGACCGCCTGAAGCAGGTTGAAAAATGCCATAAATACGATATATTGGCAGGAGAGTTGTCCATTCTTTACCACGCTCAAGTGAAAATAATTCCACTGGTTTTGACTTGGGACGGGCTTGTTTCCAAGTTTTATAAGAACTACGTTGAAAAGTTGGCTATCGAAGACGCAACTCAGTCTTATATACAGTCAGTTGTgttaaagaaaacactgattgttGAGCACATGCATGGGATCAGAATCACTGATGAGATAAATTCAGCAAGTAGCCTCTTAATTGAAGCAAGTCATTCGTACGAAGATAATATGGAGAATGAGGGACTTCCTCCTCTAAAAGGAGGAGATTAA